The following proteins are co-located in the Melanotaenia boesemani isolate fMelBoe1 chromosome 5, fMelBoe1.pri, whole genome shotgun sequence genome:
- the LOC121639313 gene encoding uncharacterized protein LOC121639313 — MSEAEDVESIGAIFRASIVEATNLSCKIVEVRPGEDVSLSCSKMSKQSSLFFWYKLVNTTKFSCISLMYGVHSKPEYCDGFKDGLFEMSFNISTVFLTIKKVEISDSGHYFCGFYGNGVISLSVVQLHVKGFHEPDDITSDCQKKLDVETKLLGGILAGLTVFFMTIIVGLVLQNKKLQKDAEEKPNPDRKKTLNPADLMFLSETIRRRRTAEERAVETHVIYTAST; from the exons ATGAGCGAGGCAGAGGACGTTGAGTCCATAGGGGCCATATTCAGAGCCTCCATTGTTGAGGCAACTAACTTGAGCTGTAAG ATCGTGGAGGTCCGTCCTGGTGAAGATGTCTCACTGTCGTGCtccaaaatgtccaaacaaagttctttatttttctggtaCAAACTGGTCAACACAACCAAGTTCAGCTGTATCTCTCTCATGTACGGTGTTCACAGCAAACCTGAATACTGCGACGGAtttaaagatggattatttGAAATGAGCTTCAACATCTCTACTGTGTTTCTCACAATCAAAAAGGTGGAAATATCTGATTCTGGACATTATTTCTGTGGATTTTATGGAAATGGAGTCATCAGTCTCAGTGTGGTACAATTACATGTGAAAG GTTTCCATGAACCAGATGACATCACCAGTGATTGTCAAA AAAAGCTTGATGTAGAAACAAAGCTGCTGGGTGGGATTCTGGCTGGTCTGACTGTTTTCTTCATGACCATCATCGTTGGTCTGGTTCTTCAAAACAAGAAACTTCAGAAAG ATGCAGAAGAAAAACCAAatccagacagaaaaaag ACTCTCAACCCTGCAGACCTGATGTTCCTCTCAGAAACTATAAGAAGGAGGAGGACTGCAGAAGAGAGAGCAGTGGAGACTCATGTTATTTATACTGCCAGCACATAG